One stretch of Arachis duranensis cultivar V14167 chromosome 1, aradu.V14167.gnm2.J7QH, whole genome shotgun sequence DNA includes these proteins:
- the LOC107475438 gene encoding pectin acetylesterase 8 produces the protein MEISRIWQWLNLLVCVLLLIKSEGSGFVPITYLEDAESKGAVCLDGSPPAYHFDKGSGEGVNSWIVHLEGGGWCSDVSSCLERKDTRLGSSKQMDTQAGFYGILNNQQDYNPDFYNWNRIKIRYCDGSSFTGDVEEVDPTNNLHFRGARIFEAVIKHLLAKGMENAEKAILSGCSAGGLAAILNCDRFKSFLPNGARVKCVPDAGYFIHLPDVSGTKRIENFYKGVVETHGSAKYLSKSCTSKYGAGLCFFPQYVVQDIATPIFVVNAAYDSWQIRNILIPGMADPHGSWQNCRDDISNCTPDQLDAVQGFREDFIKALSGVQNSPSKGMFIDSCYIHCQTEMQESWFKTDAPQLANTTIAKAVGDWFYDRKPFQHIDCAFPCNPTCGKPVLNVKVNPEF, from the exons ATGGAGATATCAAGAATTTGGCAATGGTTAAATCTTCTAGTATGTGTACTGTTATTAATAAAGTCAGAAGGATCTGGTTTTGTTCCAATAACTTATTTGGAGGATGCAGAGTCAAAAGGAGCCG TTTGTTTGGATGGTAGTCCTCCGGCATACCACTTCGATAAGGGATCCGGTGAAGGTGTTAACAGCTGGATTGTTCATCTTGAG GGAGGAGGATGGTGCAGTGATGTGTCTTCTTGCCTTGAACGCAAGGACACTCGCTTAGGTTCATCCAAACAAATGGATACTCAGGCTGGATTTTATGGAATACTTAACAACCAACAAGATTATAATCCAG ATTTCTACAACTGGAACAGAATCAAGATTAGGTACTGTGATGGATCATCATTTACTGGTGATGTGGAAGAAGTTGATCCA ACAAACAATCTGCACTTCAGAGGAGCAAGAATTTTTGAAGCAGTCATTAAGCATTTACTTGCAAAAGGAATGGAGAATGCTGAAAAG GCTATTCTGTCTGGATGCTCTGCTGGAGGATTGGCTGCTATATTGAACTGTGATCGCTTCAAATCCTTCCTACCAAATGGCGCTAGAGTGAAATGCGTGCCAGATGCCGGCTATTTTATCCATCT ACCAGATGTCTCCGGAACAAAGCGCATTGAAAATTTCTACAAAGGAGTTGTTGAAACACAT GGATCAGCAAAGTATTTGTCTAAATCTTGCACTTCAAAATATGGAGCTGGCCTG TGCTTTTTCCCACAATATGTAGTACAAGATATCGCCACGCCCATTTTCGTCGTAAATGCGGCCTATGACTCATGGCAG ATTAGAAACATTTTGATACCGGGCATGGCGGATCCACACGGCAGCTGGCAAAACTGCAGAGATGACATAAGCAATTGCACACCTGATCAACTAGATGCTGTGCAAG GGTTTAGAGAGGATTTCATAAAGGCATTGAGTGGGGTGCAGAACTCTCCATCAAAAGGAATGTTCATAGATTCTTGCTACATCCACTGCCAAACGGAAATGCAAGAGTCTTGGTTCAAAACCGATGCACCTCAGCTTGCAAATACT ACTATTGCTAAGGCTGTTGGTGACTGGTTTTATGATCGAAAGCCTTTTCAACACATTGATTGTGCCTTCCCATGCAACCCTACTTGTGGTAAACCCGTCTTAAATGTCAAAGTCAACCCTGAATTCTAG
- the LOC107475417 gene encoding pectin acetylesterase 8: MLEGASGGSTFIIATHFSLFQAIHHSIFFHFRMKGTRMAKWLSLLVFVVLLLKAEGVDVGLTYVQSAVPKGAVCLDGSPPAYHFDKGFGAGINNWIVHFEGGGWCNNASVCLDRRDTRLGSSKKMDQTASFSGYLSNKQKFNPDFYNWNRIKVRYCDGSSFTGDVEAVDPKTNLHYRGGRIFVAVIEDLLAKGMRNAQNAILSGCSSAKNLPASCTSRLSPGLCFFPENVVSQIRTPIFFVNAAYDSWQIKNILAPGVADPHGQWRDCKLDIKKCSSAQLSVMQGFRTNFLSALSGVGSTPARGKFIDGCYAHCQMGTQETWMRADSPVLAKTTIAKAVGDWYYERRPFHEIDCTYPCNPTCHNRIFDNNRSDD; the protein is encoded by the exons ATGTTAGAAGGGGCATCAGGGGGCTCAACATTTATTATTGCAACACACTTTAGCTTGTTCCAAGCCATTCATCACTCCATCTTCTTCCATTTCAG AATGAAGGGCACAAGAATGGCAAAATGGTTAAGTCTTCTGGTTTTTGTAGTTCTATTGCTTAAGGCAGAAGGGGTTGATGTAGGACTCACTTATGTTCAAAGTGCTGTACCAAAAGGCGCTG TTTGCTTGGATGGAAGTCCACCAGCTTACCACTTTGATAAGGGGTTTGGAGCAGGAATTAACAACTGGATTGTTCACTTTGAG GGAGGAGGTTGGTGCAACAATGCCTCTGTTTGTCTCGATCGCAGGGACACTCGCTTAGGTTCATCTAAGAAAATGGATCAGACAGCTTCCTTTTCTGGATATTTGAGCAACAAGCAAAAATTTAACCCAG ATTTCTACAACTGGAACAGAATCAAGGTTAGATACTGTGATGGTTCATCGTTTACCGGTGACGTCGAAGCAGTTGATCCT AAAACCAATTTGCACTACAGAGGAGGAAGAATTTTCGTTGCTGTCATTGAAGACTTGCTGGCAAAAGGAATGAGAAATGCTCAAAAT GCTATTCTTTCAGGATGTTCATCGGCGAAGAATTTGCCTGCCTCGTGCACTTCAAGACTGAGTCCAGGGCTG TGTTTCTTCCCAGAGAATGTGGTATCACAGATCAGGACAccaattttctttgttaatgcAGCATATGACTCATGGCAG ATAAAGAACATATTGGCACCGGGTGTTGCTGATCCGCACGGGCAATGGCGCGATTGCAAGCTTGATATTAAGAAATGTTCTTCTGCTCAACTCAGTGTAATGCAAG gGTTCAGGACGAACTTCTTGAGCGCATTGAGTGGAGTGGGGAGCACGCCAGCTCGGGGGAAGTTCATAGATGGATGCTATGCTCACTGCCAAATGGGAACCCAAGAGACATGGATGAGAGCTGACTCGCCTGTGTTGGCCAAAACAACAATCGCCAAGGCTGTCGGAGATTGGTATTATGAGAGAAGGCCATTCCATGAGATTGATTGCACTTACCCTTGCAACCCCACCTGCCACAACCGTATCTTTGATAACAACCGCTCAGATGATTAg